From one Verrucomicrobiota bacterium JB022 genomic stretch:
- a CDS encoding Gfo/Idh/MocA family oxidoreductase — MAQTLRIGLIGAGANTRARHIPGFQALDGVEIVTVANRTPDSARAVANQFGIPRVAPDWRAVINDPEVDAVCIGTWPYMHSEIAIAALQAGKHVLTEARMASDTLEAERMVAASHAHQDLVAQIVPSPFTLDYDATVIRLIEEGRLGDVREIRVTHTHAAFADSLAALTWRQNMTYSGVNMLTLGIYHEVILRWFPDDLVDEVRAHGAIYTPRRYNEETEQEEDVKLPDSLTVAGTLESGTQLRYHFSGIESGRGRNEIILSGSLATLRVDVGAGKLWWAEAGSTEERPVEIPQTDRRGWRVEEDFVNSILYGNEIELTCFEDGLEYMRFTEAVYDSWKAGGDARSPDDYATDLDPDLAESESTPFWD; from the coding sequence ATGGCGCAGACGCTCAGAATCGGACTCATCGGCGCGGGGGCGAATACCCGGGCCCGGCACATTCCCGGTTTCCAGGCTCTTGATGGCGTGGAGATCGTAACCGTGGCCAACCGCACTCCCGATTCGGCGAGGGCGGTGGCCAACCAGTTCGGTATCCCGCGAGTCGCCCCCGATTGGCGGGCGGTGATCAACGACCCGGAGGTGGATGCCGTCTGTATCGGCACCTGGCCCTACATGCACAGCGAGATCGCTATCGCGGCCTTGCAGGCGGGCAAGCACGTACTGACGGAGGCCCGTATGGCCAGCGACACGCTGGAGGCCGAGCGCATGGTGGCGGCATCGCACGCCCATCAAGACCTCGTGGCACAGATCGTGCCCTCGCCCTTCACGCTCGATTACGATGCCACGGTGATCCGCCTGATCGAAGAAGGCCGCTTGGGCGATGTGCGCGAGATCCGCGTCACCCACACGCATGCTGCCTTTGCCGACAGCCTGGCCGCGCTCACCTGGCGACAGAACATGACTTACAGCGGCGTCAACATGCTCACGCTCGGCATCTACCACGAGGTGATCCTGCGCTGGTTCCCGGACGACCTGGTCGACGAAGTGCGCGCCCACGGTGCCATCTACACGCCGCGCCGCTACAATGAGGAGACCGAGCAGGAGGAAGACGTGAAGCTGCCCGACAGCTTGACCGTCGCCGGCACGCTCGAATCCGGCACGCAGTTGCGTTACCACTTTTCCGGCATCGAATCCGGCCGGGGCCGCAACGAAATCATCCTCAGCGGTTCACTCGCCACCCTGCGGGTCGACGTGGGCGCGGGCAAGCTTTGGTGGGCCGAAGCCGGCTCGACCGAGGAACGCCCGGTCGAGATCCCGCAGACCGACCGCCGTGGCTGGCGTGTAGAGGAAGACTTCGTCAACAGCATCCTCTACGGCAACGAGATCGAGCTGACCTGCTTCGAGGACGGGCTCGAATACATGCGCTTTACCGAAGCGGTCTACGATTCGTGGAAGGCCGGCGGCGACGCCCGTTCGCCCGACGATTACGCGACCGATCTCGACCCCGATCTGGCAGAGAGCGAGTCGACGCCTTTCTGGGATTAA
- the cysE gene encoding serine O-acetyltransferase, which produces MSKAVEQATPEAPAAADTVWLKLREEAASAAHREPVLAELIHRSILDCDSLEESLAHRISRKLGHHAVSEPYLHDLFVDVFAAFPEIGAAVREDIIAIDHRDPASGGYLSPVLYFKGFQSLTAYRIAHQLWNQRRRELALYLQSIISQVYSVDIHPAARIGSGILMDHATSIVVGETAVIENNVSLLHEVTLGGTGKARGDRHPKVREGVLIGAGAKILGNVEIGRCAKVGAGSVVLSDVPAHSTVAGVPARVVRQACEDLPAECMDHNI; this is translated from the coding sequence ATGTCCAAAGCTGTTGAGCAGGCGACCCCCGAGGCACCCGCCGCCGCCGATACCGTCTGGTTGAAGCTGCGCGAGGAAGCCGCCTCGGCCGCCCATCGTGAACCGGTCCTCGCGGAGCTGATCCACCGGAGCATCCTCGATTGTGACAGCCTGGAAGAGTCTCTGGCCCATCGTATCTCGCGCAAGCTCGGCCACCACGCCGTAAGCGAACCCTACCTGCACGACCTTTTTGTCGACGTGTTTGCCGCCTTCCCTGAGATCGGCGCGGCAGTCCGTGAAGACATTATCGCGATCGACCACCGCGACCCGGCCAGCGGCGGCTACCTCTCCCCGGTGCTCTACTTCAAGGGCTTCCAGTCGCTCACGGCCTACCGCATCGCGCATCAACTGTGGAACCAGCGCCGACGCGAGCTCGCCCTCTACCTGCAGAGCATCATCTCGCAAGTCTACTCGGTCGACATCCACCCGGCGGCACGCATCGGCAGTGGTATTTTGATGGACCACGCCACGAGCATTGTCGTGGGCGAAACGGCGGTGATCGAGAACAACGTATCCCTCCTCCATGAAGTGACGCTGGGCGGCACGGGCAAGGCGCGAGGCGACCGACACCCGAAAGTGCGCGAGGGCGTGCTGATCGGTGCCGGGGCCAAGATCCTGGGCAATGTGGAGATCGGCCGTTGTGCCAAGGTCGGCGCGGGCAGCGTCGTGCTGTCCGACGTGCCAGCGCACAGCACGGTGGCCGGAGTCCCGGCCCGCGTCGTCCGCCAGGCCTGCGAAGACTTGCCGGCCGAGTGCATGGATCACAATATCTAG
- the pheA gene encoding prephenate dehydratase produces the protein MDLQDLRRQIDAIDREIVERLDERVRLASEIGHIKNLEGAPIYVPSRQEEVFLKVQGHSRGHLTDEAIRAIYSEIISAAIALEKPLKIAYLGPEATYTHMAALKHFGRSVSYLPLVTIQQVFDAVKRGEADYGMVPVENSTQGTVITTLDMLVETELNIVAQRMIEISHSLISQSPLDKIKAVYSKDNALGQCREWLARKLPGVELFDCTSTAEAVRLAKEKPEVAAIASRGAAELYGVPVVEEGINDKRDNFTRFFVIGSHSGPASQRCADKTSIVFTLPDNSPGALIKALFPLSMRGINISKIESRPSRRKLWDYYFYVDVAGHRDDEKLGAALQELEQFCPFMRWLGSYPDTTG, from the coding sequence ATGGATTTGCAAGACCTGCGGCGGCAGATCGACGCCATCGACCGTGAGATCGTGGAACGGCTGGACGAACGCGTCCGCTTGGCCAGTGAAATCGGGCATATCAAAAACCTGGAAGGCGCGCCCATCTACGTTCCCAGCCGTCAGGAAGAAGTCTTTCTCAAGGTGCAGGGGCACAGCCGCGGCCACCTGACCGACGAGGCCATCCGCGCCATCTACAGCGAGATCATCTCCGCAGCCATCGCGCTGGAAAAGCCGCTCAAGATCGCCTATCTCGGGCCCGAGGCGACCTATACGCACATGGCCGCGCTCAAGCACTTCGGCCGCAGCGTTTCCTATCTGCCGTTGGTCACCATCCAGCAAGTCTTCGACGCCGTGAAGCGCGGCGAGGCGGATTACGGCATGGTGCCGGTCGAAAACTCCACCCAAGGCACCGTCATCACCACGCTCGACATGCTGGTCGAGACCGAGCTGAACATCGTGGCCCAGCGCATGATCGAGATCAGCCACAGCCTCATCTCGCAAAGCCCGCTGGACAAGATCAAGGCCGTCTATTCCAAAGACAACGCGCTCGGCCAGTGCCGCGAGTGGCTGGCCCGCAAGCTGCCCGGCGTCGAACTCTTCGATTGCACCAGCACGGCCGAAGCCGTCCGCCTGGCCAAGGAAAAGCCGGAGGTGGCCGCCATCGCCAGCCGCGGCGCCGCCGAGCTTTATGGCGTGCCCGTGGTGGAAGAAGGCATCAACGACAAGCGCGACAACTTCACCCGCTTCTTCGTCATCGGCAGCCACAGCGGCCCGGCTTCGCAACGCTGTGCCGACAAGACAAGCATCGTCTTTACCCTGCCCGACAACAGCCCCGGCGCGCTGATCAAGGCCCTCTTCCCGCTCAGTATGCGCGGCATCAACATCAGCAAGATCGAGAGCCGCCCCAGCCGCCGCAAGTTGTGGGACTATTACTTCTACGTCGACGTGGCCGGCCATCGCGACGACGAAAAGCTCGGTGCCGCCCTTCAGGAGCTGGAGCAATTCTGCCCCTTCATGCGCTGGCTCGGCAGCTACCCGGACACCACCGGTTGA
- the uppS gene encoding polyprenyl diphosphate synthase, translating to MSDSSSTALLPPPQHIAIIMDGNGRWAQRQGLPRNEGHRRGVDNVKRIVQAARDQQIRHLTLYAFSVENWKRPKLEVEALMRLLESFLKDQQKVLHENHIRLGVLGRWHELPKRVVKLLEQTIAETAQYTEWNLNLALNYGSRTEVVDAFQAYGRAVLAGKEKPDAADWETVARHLYTGALPDPDLVIRTSGECRISNFLLLQCAYAEYYFTPVCWPEFDEACFADAVNSYRRRERRYGLTGEQVRVTEEPTASV from the coding sequence GTGTCAGATTCGTCCTCAACAGCCCTGCTGCCCCCTCCGCAACACATCGCCATCATCATGGATGGCAACGGCCGCTGGGCCCAACGCCAGGGCCTGCCGCGTAACGAAGGCCACCGCCGGGGGGTCGACAACGTCAAGCGCATCGTGCAGGCCGCCCGCGACCAGCAGATCCGCCACCTCACGCTCTACGCCTTCAGTGTCGAAAACTGGAAGCGCCCGAAGCTGGAAGTCGAAGCGCTGATGCGCCTATTGGAGAGCTTTTTGAAGGACCAGCAGAAGGTGTTGCACGAGAACCACATCCGCCTGGGCGTGCTCGGGCGCTGGCACGAGCTGCCCAAGCGCGTGGTGAAGCTGCTGGAGCAGACGATCGCCGAAACCGCCCAGTATACGGAGTGGAACCTCAACCTGGCGCTCAATTACGGCAGCCGCACCGAGGTGGTCGACGCCTTCCAAGCCTATGGCCGTGCGGTGTTGGCGGGCAAGGAAAAGCCGGACGCGGCGGATTGGGAGACGGTGGCACGCCACCTGTATACCGGCGCCCTGCCCGACCCGGATCTGGTCATCCGCACCTCCGGCGAGTGCCGCATCAGTAACTTCCTTTTGTTGCAGTGTGCCTACGCCGAGTATTACTTTACTCCGGTGTGCTGGCCCGAATTCGATGAAGCCTGTTTTGCCGACGCGGTGAATTCCTACCGCCGTCGCGAGCGTCGCTATGGCCTTACGGGTGAACAAGTGCGCGTAACCGAGGAGCCGACGGCGAGCGTATGA
- a CDS encoding M48 family metallopeptidase gives MKRSVGLSLCLTAAALALMPGCANVPAFLPEKQLAAQASTQFDQMKQELKQSNNQAYVNMVKEVGNRIAPIAGQDMEVTQWEFVVFDDAAINAFAMPGGKVAVFTGLLDLIEGDKDELAAVMGHEIAHVALRHSNKQMSSEMIRQGGGAALAIILSRQEKAMLDPALVQQAYDLGTQVGLMLPYSRDHELEADALGLYYATKAGYNPDASVELWQKMAAASQSQPAEFLSTHPSHETRIDRLQELIPEVRQQVEAEKAQAALAQ, from the coding sequence ATGAAGCGTTCTGTCGGTCTCTCCCTCTGTCTCACCGCTGCGGCCCTGGCCCTCATGCCCGGCTGCGCCAACGTGCCCGCTTTCCTGCCGGAGAAGCAGCTTGCCGCTCAGGCGTCGACGCAGTTCGACCAGATGAAGCAGGAGCTGAAGCAGAGCAACAACCAGGCCTACGTCAACATGGTCAAGGAGGTGGGCAACCGCATCGCCCCCATCGCCGGGCAAGACATGGAGGTGACGCAGTGGGAATTTGTGGTGTTCGACGACGCCGCGATCAACGCCTTCGCCATGCCCGGGGGCAAAGTGGCCGTCTTTACCGGCCTGCTCGACCTGATCGAGGGCGACAAGGACGAGCTGGCGGCCGTGATGGGCCACGAAATCGCCCACGTCGCCCTGCGCCACAGCAACAAGCAGATGAGCTCCGAGATGATCCGCCAGGGTGGGGGCGCCGCCCTCGCCATCATCCTCAGCCGCCAGGAGAAGGCGATGCTCGACCCGGCGCTCGTCCAGCAAGCCTACGACCTCGGCACCCAAGTGGGCCTCATGCTGCCCTACAGCCGCGATCACGAGCTGGAAGCCGACGCCCTCGGCCTCTATTACGCCACCAAGGCCGGTTATAACCCCGATGCCTCCGTCGAGCTGTGGCAAAAGATGGCTGCCGCCAGCCAAAGCCAGCCCGCCGAATTCCTTTCCACCCACCCGAGCCACGAGACCCGGATCGACCGCTTGCAGGAGCTGATCCCCGAGGTGCGCCAGCAAGTCGAGGCCGAAAAGGCACAAGCCGCTCTGGCTCAGTAG
- a CDS encoding Ku protein, translating into MARPIWKGNLTFGLVNVPVTLYSGEKRADIHLHLIDSRNQARVRYERVNSESGEEVPWNAIVKGYEFDSGQYVLLSAEELEKVDAELTRTIEIEDFVDAQEIDLVYFDKPYYLEPGKRGEKTYALLRETLRLTQKAGICRVVIRSREYLAAVMVRGEAIVLMLLRFAQELRDPVEFKLPDVKKDKIKISQREVDLAVKLVEEMTAEWDPERYHDEHRDQLMKYIDEKVKRGELTASQLEDAEEDDEDEGEENVVDLMDYLRRSVEKVQDEPAKKKATKKATKKTARKQTAKKAARKTSKTKRSA; encoded by the coding sequence ATGGCGCGCCCCATCTGGAAAGGTAATCTCACGTTCGGGCTGGTTAACGTGCCCGTCACGCTCTACTCCGGCGAAAAGCGGGCCGACATCCACCTGCACCTGATCGACAGTCGTAATCAGGCTCGCGTGCGTTATGAGCGCGTGAATTCCGAGTCGGGTGAGGAAGTGCCGTGGAATGCGATCGTTAAAGGCTACGAGTTCGATTCCGGCCAATACGTGCTGCTTTCCGCCGAGGAGCTGGAGAAGGTCGATGCCGAGCTGACCCGCACGATTGAGATCGAAGACTTTGTCGACGCCCAGGAGATCGACCTCGTCTACTTCGACAAGCCCTATTACCTGGAGCCGGGCAAGCGCGGCGAGAAGACCTACGCACTGCTCCGCGAAACCCTGCGCCTCACCCAGAAGGCCGGCATTTGCCGCGTGGTGATCCGCAGCCGCGAATACCTTGCAGCCGTCATGGTGCGAGGCGAAGCGATCGTGCTGATGCTGCTCCGCTTCGCTCAGGAGCTGCGCGACCCGGTCGAGTTCAAGCTGCCCGACGTGAAGAAGGACAAGATCAAGATTTCGCAGCGCGAGGTGGACCTGGCGGTGAAGCTGGTCGAGGAAATGACCGCCGAGTGGGACCCCGAACGTTACCACGACGAACACCGCGATCAGTTGATGAAATACATCGACGAAAAGGTAAAGCGCGGCGAGTTGACGGCCTCCCAGCTCGAAGATGCGGAGGAAGACGACGAAGACGAGGGCGAGGAAAACGTGGTCGACCTCATGGACTACCTGCGCCGCAGCGTCGAAAAGGTGCAGGACGAGCCGGCCAAGAAAAAGGCGACGAAGAAGGCCACCAAGAAGACCGCGCGCAAGCAGACCGCCAAGAAAGCCGCTCGCAAGACTTCCAAGACAAAACGCAGTGCTTGA
- a CDS encoding heavy metal translocating P-type ATPase, which yields MSHASPASLNSQEPPAPTSASAVNRWEMACVGLAFLTMATGGLAEAFDAPEAVSTVLYAVSYLTGGYFGTVSAWESLREKEIDIDLLMILAALGAAFVGAPFEGAMLLFLFSFSNVLQDYAMGRSRKAIEALAKLRPRVAHVQQHDGSTTEVPVEQVQVGQRFVLRPGEQVPLDGCVLSGESAVDQSSVTGESIPVTKRPGDQLFAGTINAQGGLTVEVTRAASDSTIARLITLVEEAQARKAASQRFLEAFEKKYAVGVIALTLVLIAVLPLFGLGWSDAFYRAITVMVVASPCALVISTPASILSAIANAARKGVLFKGGAQLEKAARIRTVLFDKTGTLTVGQPQVSRVVPLAGQTADEALQLAASAEIHSEHPLGQAIVAAAQQRGLQVQNGGELTASTGRGIETHFGEHRVLAGRAKWVAEALGLSLEHVGPQLEALAAEGQTVIALGEARPTQPARWAALICLADQLRSETLEALQSLRANGIAHTCMLTGDNAQVAQAIARQVSLDCVHAELLPEDKVRLVQEHNAREPVAMVGDGTNDAPALASASLGIAMGAAGSDVALETADVVLMSSDLRQVSYALRISRAANRIVWQNLTFAGGVIVIMVIATLLLPVWGIEVPLPLGVLAHEGGTVLVCLNGLRLLGFR from the coding sequence GTGTCGCACGCCAGCCCCGCATCGCTGAATTCTCAAGAGCCCCCCGCCCCCACCAGTGCCAGCGCGGTCAACCGGTGGGAGATGGCCTGTGTCGGCCTCGCCTTCCTGACGATGGCAACCGGGGGCCTGGCGGAAGCCTTCGACGCGCCCGAAGCCGTCAGCACGGTCTTATACGCAGTCAGCTACCTTACGGGCGGCTACTTCGGCACCGTCTCGGCCTGGGAGTCGTTGCGCGAAAAGGAGATCGATATTGATCTGCTGATGATCCTGGCCGCACTCGGTGCCGCGTTTGTGGGTGCGCCCTTCGAGGGGGCCATGCTGCTCTTCCTCTTTTCCTTCTCCAATGTGCTGCAAGACTACGCGATGGGCCGCTCGCGCAAGGCAATCGAGGCCTTGGCCAAGCTGCGCCCGCGCGTGGCCCATGTGCAGCAGCACGACGGCTCCACTACCGAAGTGCCGGTCGAGCAAGTGCAGGTGGGGCAGCGCTTTGTGCTTCGCCCGGGCGAACAGGTGCCGCTGGACGGCTGCGTATTGAGCGGCGAGAGCGCGGTCGACCAAAGTTCCGTCACCGGCGAATCCATCCCCGTGACCAAGCGTCCGGGCGACCAGCTTTTCGCGGGCACGATCAATGCCCAGGGCGGCCTCACGGTCGAAGTGACCCGCGCCGCCAGCGATTCAACCATTGCACGGCTGATCACGCTGGTGGAGGAAGCGCAGGCCCGCAAAGCCGCCAGTCAACGCTTTCTGGAAGCCTTCGAAAAGAAATATGCCGTGGGTGTGATCGCGCTGACGCTGGTCCTGATCGCGGTGCTGCCGCTCTTCGGGCTCGGCTGGAGCGATGCCTTTTACCGCGCGATCACCGTCATGGTGGTGGCCTCGCCCTGTGCGCTCGTCATCAGTACGCCCGCCTCGATCCTTTCAGCCATCGCCAACGCGGCGCGCAAAGGCGTGCTCTTCAAGGGAGGCGCGCAACTGGAGAAGGCCGCGCGCATCCGCACCGTGCTCTTCGACAAGACGGGCACCCTCACGGTCGGCCAGCCGCAAGTAAGCCGCGTGGTGCCGCTGGCCGGGCAGACCGCAGACGAGGCCTTGCAACTGGCCGCCTCAGCAGAGATCCATAGCGAGCACCCACTGGGGCAAGCCATCGTCGCAGCCGCTCAGCAGCGCGGGCTGCAGGTGCAAAACGGAGGCGAACTGACCGCCAGCACCGGGCGCGGCATCGAAACGCATTTTGGCGAACACCGCGTATTGGCGGGCCGGGCCAAGTGGGTCGCGGAAGCTCTCGGCCTGTCGCTGGAGCACGTGGGCCCGCAGTTGGAGGCCCTCGCGGCCGAGGGCCAGACGGTGATCGCGCTAGGCGAGGCCCGCCCCACCCAACCGGCGCGCTGGGCCGCCCTCATCTGCCTCGCGGACCAACTGCGCTCGGAGACGCTGGAGGCCCTGCAGTCCCTCCGCGCCAACGGCATTGCCCACACCTGCATGTTGACGGGCGACAATGCCCAGGTCGCCCAGGCCATCGCCCGGCAGGTGTCACTCGACTGCGTGCACGCCGAGCTGCTGCCAGAGGACAAGGTGCGGCTCGTCCAGGAGCACAATGCCCGAGAGCCGGTCGCGATGGTGGGCGACGGCACCAACGACGCCCCTGCCCTCGCCTCCGCCAGTCTGGGCATCGCCATGGGAGCGGCCGGGAGCGATGTGGCGCTCGAAACGGCTGACGTGGTCCTGATGTCGAGCGACCTGCGGCAGGTGTCTTACGCCCTGCGCATCAGCCGCGCCGCCAACCGCATCGTCTGGCAAAACCTGACTTTTGCGGGCGGCGTGATTGTGATCATGGTCATCGCGACGCTCCTGCTCCCCGTGTGGGGCATAGAAGTGCCCCTGCCCCTGGGCGTGCTCGCGCACGAAGGCGGCACCGTGCTCGTCTGCCTCAACGGCCTGCGGCTGCTCGGCTTCAGGTAG
- a CDS encoding DUF167 domain-containing protein: MASLSLRVVPNASRSEVVGWMADGALKVKVQAPPEDGKANQQVCAVLAKALGLGKRDVSIVTGEKNRSKTVELTGITLDEVHERLG, encoded by the coding sequence ATGGCTTCTCTTTCACTTCGCGTAGTCCCTAACGCCAGCCGGTCCGAAGTGGTCGGCTGGATGGCCGACGGTGCGCTGAAGGTAAAAGTCCAGGCCCCGCCAGAAGACGGTAAGGCGAACCAGCAAGTCTGTGCGGTGCTCGCCAAGGCCCTCGGCCTCGGCAAACGCGACGTCAGCATCGTCACCGGCGAGAAAAACCGCTCCAAGACGGTCGAACTCACCGGAATTACGCTGGATGAGGTGCACGAGCGGCTGGGGTAG
- a CDS encoding thioredoxin family protein: MRLPQLLWIFLLTAASSLLANVKNGDTAPDFTLTNSEGKEVSLHDYEGKYVVLEWVNPGCPFVQKHYNSGNMQKLQAEAKGQDVVWLSINSTSPKSGDYMDSTQTKAYFKEKEVKSQWLLDPDGKVAKAYGATRTPHMFIINPEGQLVYQGAIDSINSADPADIGKADNYVMNALKQAKAGQDVSVAQTRPYGCTVKQ; the protein is encoded by the coding sequence ATGCGCCTACCTCAACTCCTTTGGATTTTCCTTCTGACCGCCGCTTCCAGCCTGCTGGCTAACGTGAAGAACGGCGACACCGCCCCCGACTTCACCCTTACCAATTCGGAGGGCAAAGAAGTCTCGCTCCACGATTACGAAGGCAAGTATGTCGTGCTCGAATGGGTCAACCCCGGCTGCCCCTTCGTCCAGAAGCACTACAATTCCGGTAACATGCAAAAGCTGCAGGCCGAGGCCAAGGGCCAGGACGTGGTGTGGCTCTCGATCAACTCCACTTCGCCCAAGAGCGGCGACTACATGGACTCCACGCAGACCAAGGCCTATTTCAAGGAAAAGGAAGTGAAGAGCCAATGGCTGCTCGACCCCGATGGCAAGGTCGCCAAGGCCTACGGCGCCACCCGCACGCCGCACATGTTCATCATCAACCCCGAAGGCCAGCTCGTCTATCAGGGCGCGATCGACAGCATCAACTCCGCCGACCCCGCCGACATCGGCAAGGCAGACAACTATGTGATGAATGCCCTCAAGCAGGCCAAGGCCGGGCAAGACGTGTCCGTCGCGCAAACGCGCCCCTACGGCTGCACCGTCAAGCAGTAA
- a CDS encoding 4a-hydroxytetrahydrobiopterin dehydratase, with product MSHPLTSQELDLALSSLPGWAHEDGHLTKLFVFETFREAIGFIVQIGFIADEMNHHPELYNVYRRVQVSLTTHNAGSLVTEKDVKLAEKIELLQPAEVEDDD from the coding sequence ATGAGCCATCCGCTTACCAGCCAGGAACTTGACCTCGCCCTCAGCAGCCTACCGGGCTGGGCCCACGAAGACGGCCACCTGACCAAGCTCTTCGTCTTCGAGACCTTTCGCGAAGCCATCGGCTTTATCGTCCAGATCGGCTTCATCGCCGACGAGATGAACCACCACCCCGAGCTCTACAACGTCTACCGCCGCGTGCAGGTCTCCCTCACCACGCACAATGCCGGCTCGCTGGTCACGGAGAAGGATGTGAAGCTGGCCGAAAAGATCGAGCTGCTGCAGCCGGCGGAAGTCGAAGACGACGACTGA